A part of Deltaproteobacteria bacterium genomic DNA contains:
- a CDS encoding tetratricopeptide repeat protein, translating to MNGFQQIDPDLHQAKELEQAGFFDEAATLYRRLIENHPDENSYLLALAWVYHDGGHKDEALACFRKLFERELRHKVFSGFAFDELVRLYKENGSLDLLVDVCERAVHAQPNDLSLLGDLGDAYMRGGRPRDAVGVFEKMANMDPDAVIVYCYLGNAYVAMGEIELAQGAYGKAVALEPDKKEVFYTRLAEACRKAGCAVSAEKILRDCLRDSENPLLFLDLADIHVELGRVDEGETLLAQAIRMEPVRAGTFLNRFGNSLAKAGLHELAIDYFKQAVKTDPRNPFYYTHLAASCTAIGREDIVAEVLGENNLL from the coding sequence ATGAATGGTTTTCAACAAATCGATCCCGACCTGCACCAGGCTAAAGAGCTGGAACAGGCCGGTTTTTTTGATGAGGCTGCAACGCTTTACCGGAGGTTGATAGAAAACCATCCGGATGAAAACTCTTATCTGCTGGCACTCGCCTGGGTTTACCATGACGGGGGTCACAAGGATGAAGCGCTTGCCTGTTTTCGGAAACTCTTCGAACGGGAACTGCGTCACAAAGTTTTCAGCGGATTTGCCTTCGATGAACTTGTCCGGTTGTACAAAGAGAACGGCAGTCTGGACTTGCTCGTAGATGTGTGTGAAAGAGCGGTTCACGCTCAGCCGAACGACCTCTCCCTCCTCGGTGATTTGGGAGATGCTTATATGCGGGGCGGAAGACCACGGGACGCTGTCGGGGTTTTTGAAAAAATGGCAAATATGGATCCTGACGCGGTGATCGTATATTGTTACCTTGGCAACGCCTACGTCGCGATGGGAGAAATAGAGCTGGCCCAGGGGGCTTATGGAAAAGCCGTGGCGCTGGAACCGGATAAAAAGGAGGTTTTTTATACCCGCTTGGCGGAAGCATGCCGAAAGGCCGGATGTGCCGTGTCTGCGGAGAAGATTCTGAGGGATTGCCTCCGGGACAGCGAAAATCCCCTTTTATTTCTTGATCTGGCGGATATCCATGTTGAACTGGGTCGTGTTGATGAGGGCGAAACCTTGCTGGCGCAGGCAATTCGTATGGAACCTGTGCGGGCAGGAACGTTCCTCAATCGGTTCGGCAACAGCCTGGCCAAGGCGGGCCTGCATGAGCTCGCCATTGATTATTTTAAACAGGCTGTTAAAACTGATCCCCGGAACCCTTTTTATTACACCCATCTTGCCGCATCCTGCACCGCAATCGGTCGGGAGGACATCGTCGCAGAGGTTCTGGGTGAAAACAATTTACTCTGA
- a CDS encoding PaaI family thioesterase, which yields MFDYATYLSRLQAGDTTINPFLAFLDIRLDEISTGFARFHMAAKPEYLQGAGLVQGGLMVALADETIAHAIMSVLKGNEGLTTVELKSNFLAPVKNGTLTAEATVFKKGRSIIVGDCLIRDDQERQILRCTATFLVVAEKTKPSRKDEETPPADPAIKKENDRQANLF from the coding sequence ATGTTCGATTACGCGACATACCTCAGCCGGCTCCAGGCGGGCGATACCACAATCAATCCCTTTCTCGCTTTTCTGGACATCCGGCTAGATGAAATTTCAACGGGTTTCGCCCGTTTCCACATGGCCGCCAAACCGGAGTATCTGCAGGGGGCGGGGCTTGTCCAGGGGGGGCTTATGGTCGCTTTGGCTGATGAAACCATCGCCCACGCCATCATGTCTGTCCTGAAGGGAAATGAGGGGCTTACAACCGTTGAATTGAAGAGCAATTTCCTCGCCCCGGTCAAGAACGGCACGCTGACGGCCGAAGCAACGGTCTTTAAAAAGGGAAGATCCATCATTGTCGGCGATTGTCTCATCCGGGATGATCAGGAACGACAGATTCTGCGCTGCACGGCGACTTTTCTTGTCGTCGCGGAAAAGACGAAGCCGTCCCGGAAAGACGAAGAAACGCCCCCCGCTGACCCGGCAATAAAAAAGGAAAACGACCGGCAGGCTAATCTGTTTTGA
- a CDS encoding DNA mismatch repair protein MutS, whose product MKDNAFNQPFKEAEARLRRIKVAPGGKPAAAGVRLDRDTPENEEALFRVAMADVVPMAGDRRDSRRPVPSGPVQRPDDHDRAETLAALRRLVVQGEGYSVSDTPEYMEGTGYRFPLEWARRLHRGDFPVQDHIDLHGYTMTAAQPALETFLLDAIAAGRQSLLVIHGRGLSSPREPVLKNMVKDWLTRRSWRKWIIAFASARPCDGGAGATYVLLRPHGAPPHRRFPHRSRRSRRAASARET is encoded by the coding sequence ATGAAAGATAACGCCTTCAATCAACCCTTCAAGGAAGCGGAAGCCCGCCTGCGGAGGATAAAGGTTGCCCCCGGCGGGAAACCCGCCGCGGCCGGCGTTCGACTGGACAGAGACACGCCGGAAAACGAAGAGGCGCTCTTCCGTGTCGCCATGGCGGATGTCGTCCCTATGGCCGGCGACCGTCGCGACTCCCGCCGGCCGGTCCCGTCCGGCCCGGTCCAGCGGCCTGACGACCATGACAGGGCAGAAACCCTGGCGGCTCTGCGGCGGCTCGTCGTACAGGGTGAAGGTTACAGCGTCTCCGACACGCCGGAGTACATGGAAGGAACGGGCTACCGGTTTCCCCTGGAATGGGCCCGGCGTCTCCATCGGGGCGATTTCCCGGTCCAGGACCACATCGATCTCCACGGTTATACGATGACAGCGGCCCAACCGGCCCTGGAAACTTTCCTGCTAGACGCGATCGCCGCGGGTAGGCAGTCCCTCCTCGTCATCCACGGCCGGGGGCTTTCCTCGCCCCGAGAACCGGTCCTGAAAAATATGGTGAAAGACTGGCTGACCCGTCGCTCCTGGCGGAAATGGATCATCGCCTTTGCCAGCGCGCGGCCCTGCGACGGCGGCGCCGGCGCCACCTACGTCCTCCTGCGACCCCATGGGGCTCCTCCGCACCGGCGTTTCCCGCACCGTTCACGCCGGTCCCGCCGCGCTGCGTCCGCCCGGGAAACTTAG